A region of Paenibacillus thiaminolyticus DNA encodes the following proteins:
- the upp gene encoding uracil phosphoribosyltransferase, whose product MGKLIICDHPLIQHKLTLIRDKRTNTKDFRELVDEVATLMAYEITRELPLQTSTVETPVAETECKVISGRMLGLIPILRAGLGMVEGVVKLIPGAKIGHVGLFRDPETLKPVEYYTKLPTDVHERALIVIDPMLATGGSAIAAIDALKNRECTQIKLMCLIAAPEGVKAVQDAHPDVDIYLAALDERLDDHGYIVPGLGDAGDRLFGTK is encoded by the coding sequence ATGGGCAAATTGATCATTTGCGATCATCCTTTGATTCAACACAAATTGACACTGATTCGTGACAAGCGCACGAACACGAAAGATTTCCGCGAGTTGGTCGACGAGGTCGCGACACTAATGGCGTATGAGATTACGCGCGAACTTCCACTGCAGACATCCACTGTGGAGACGCCGGTGGCGGAGACGGAATGCAAGGTCATTTCCGGCCGCATGCTTGGCTTGATTCCGATTCTGCGGGCCGGCCTGGGCATGGTGGAAGGGGTAGTGAAGCTGATTCCGGGGGCCAAAATCGGACATGTCGGTCTATTCCGCGATCCAGAGACGTTGAAGCCTGTTGAATACTACACGAAGCTGCCGACCGATGTGCATGAGCGGGCGCTTATCGTCATCGATCCGATGCTGGCGACCGGCGGATCGGCGATTGCTGCCATTGATGCGCTGAAGAATCGCGAATGCACCCAGATTAAGCTGATGTGCCTCATTGCGGCGCCGGAAGGGGTCAAGGCGGTTCAGGATGCGCATCCTGACGTCGATATTTATTTGGCCGCGCTGGACGAGCGTCTGGACGACCACGGCTACATTGTGCCGGGATTGGGCGATGCGGGCGACCGGCTTTTCGGTACGAAATAA